One window of the Triticum dicoccoides isolate Atlit2015 ecotype Zavitan chromosome 3B, WEW_v2.0, whole genome shotgun sequence genome contains the following:
- the LOC119279014 gene encoding disease resistance protein RGA5-like isoform X5, which translates to MWRHRWNNSPMHSLRSQCQQVTRCLDIGAHCRKKEPEDRPSISAIIDILSNSESMDEHIDQISLCMDDDMLGINPLELRFPFELQKQMSSMVMLINKTKNYYAFNIETPGKQYRTEPNKGILSPQSEDTIQITLEIQETTPHDLPYSDNFIVQSTKVNGDFRAEDITKYMFQKEPVEVDEVNLTVVVYENEGPKEDLKIREDTKKKQKSMIESALSTDKPGVNTTHEAEAIHMEINSISYKYARGQCIKQPERLSFLTTPRLLCNQQTNMSDRAVDLVTGAMGSLHHKLDDLLKEEYNLEKSMKGEIDFLSEELRDMQLAIRKVSGVHRHNLDDDVMHWVDTVREMSYDIEDVVDGFLVHDEPPSNTSFFRGLIEHMFNHFKWGKTHNPIEDAVKDIKKQVEVVAERRKRWKVDETMANVASKITIDPRISAIYKDQKELVGIKEPSNVLIQWLSDKDGAMDVSKQQLKIVSIVGFAGLGKTTLAKAVYNQLQSQFGPKAFVPVGRNPNLKNVFEAILHGLSKESNAENLNEMQLINKIRGLLKNMRYFIVIDDIWDSPAWNLIKCALPNDDCGSCVVTTTRIRSVADDCYKHSRGYVHEMKPLNGQDSKNLFVCRMFGSPKVPEDISNDILKKCGGLPLAIISIASLLAHNQRPGWDSIRNSLVSVFEENHDDLKDMKQILDLSYMHLPHHLKTCLLDIGKYQEDQEIEKEDMLRQWTAQGFVSATRVRDAEDVAEDYFYELINMSMIQPGKMDFDEVLSCRVHDIMLDLIRSKATEENFNLLIDGPKVVRGEHKRVRRVAIYYDGEEDGGILAAINDGSLSHVRSVLLFRGCLVPSFLVLKYIRVLQLEGERGQSLDLTGIRALFLLRYLKIYCKKGLTLPRQIGELQQLETLQVEGLNELAFLPSDIFTWPRLSHISYLDGVVLPDGISGLKSLRTLRGIAFLESSVDNIKGLGELTKLRELEMFSELRICNESDKFEWDMHIDALRSSIVKLSGSLRSLTIGEGCLTLLPVHGWSSTLTPPRHLQKLNLSSCDFRRIPEWISQLRELYSLTLFVRELADSVSIVAGLPSLAYLELEVGPINLQSSKEKVIISGREFGALKHLILRCPNLSLEFKEGALPRLEKLHICFRYFMSAEFLPVGIKHLPVGTLPEIRLTMVSTEDTGKVACHIEQLKAVIRLRLKRAFELHHATADITVES; encoded by the exons AT GTGGAGACACAGGTGGAACAATTCACCAATGCATTCACTACGTTCACAATGCCAGCAAGTAACTAGATGCTTGGATATAGGGGCACACTGCAGGAAAAAAGAACCAGAAGATAGACCTTCTATATCAGCTATAATCGATATTCTCAGCAACAGTGAAAGCATGGATGAGCACATTGATCAG ATCAGCCTTTGCATGGATGATGACATGCTTGGAATCAACCCGCTCGAACTAAGGTTTCCCTTCGAGCTTCAAAAGCAGATGTCATCCATGGTAATGCTAATCAACAAGACAAAGAATTACTATGCTTTCAATATCGAAACGCCAGGCAAGCAGTACCGTACAGAACCAAACAAAGGCATTCTGTCACCACAATCCGAGGATACTATCCAGATAACACTGGAAATACAAGAGACTACACCGCACGATCTGCCGTACTCCGACAATTTTATAGTGCAAAGCACAAAAGTCAATGGGGATTTTAGGGCCGAGGATATCACCAAATACATGTTCCAAAAAGAGCCAGTTGAAGTGGATGAGGTAAATTTGACGGTTGTAGTATATGAGAATGAGGGACCTAAGGAAGATCTCAAGATTCGTGAAGATACCAAG AAGAAACAAAAATCGATGATTGAATCTGCTTTGAGCACGGACAAACCTGGCGTTAACACAACTCACGAAGCAGAGGCCATTCACATG GAGATAAATTCTATCAGCTACAAATATGCACGAGGACAATGTATCAAGCAACCAGAGCGTCTTAGTTTCCTCACAACTCCTAGACTTTTGTGTAATCAGCAGACCAACATGAGCGACAGAGCCGTGGATCTTGTAACTGGGGCCATGGGCAGCCTACACCATAAGCTTGACGATCTCCTCAAGGAAGAGTACAATCTAGAGAAAAGCATGAAGGGAGAAATAGATTTTCTATCAGAAGAGCTGAGGGATATGCAGCTAGCCATCCGGAAGGTGTCGGGGGTACATCGGCACAACCTTGACGATGATGTCATGCACTGGGTTGACACTGTCAGGGAGATGTCATATGACATTGAGGATGTTGTTGATGGTTTCCTGGTACACGATGAGCCTCCATCTAACACAAGCTTCTTCAGGGGGCTCATTGAGCACATGTTCAACCACTTCAAGTGGGGCAAGACTCACAATCCAATTGAAGATGCTGTCAAAGATATCAAGAAACAAGTTGAGGTTGTGGCTGAAAGACGTAAAAGGTGGAAGGTTGATGAAACAATGGCTAATGTAGCTTCCAAAATTACCATCGACCCTCGCATTTCGGCTATATACAAAGATCAGAAAGAACTTGTTGGCATCAAAGAGCCAAGTAATGTGCTAATTCAGTGGCTTTCTGATAAGGATGGGGCTATGGACGTGTCAAAACAGCAACTCAAGATAGTCTCTATCGTTGGATTTGCAGGATTGGGCAAGACAACACTTGCCAAGGCGGTGTATAACCAGCTTCAATCCCAGTTTGGTCCTAAGGCTTTTGTTCCAGTGGGTCGTAATCctaatttgaaaaatgtttttgAGGCAATTCTCCATGGACTTAGCAAAGAATCGAATGCAGAAAACTTAAACGAAATGCAGCTCATCAACAAAATCCGAGGATTGCTCAAGAACATG AGGTACTTCATAGTAATCGATGATATATGGGATTCCCCAGCATGGAATCTTATTAAATGTGCTCTTCCAAATGACGATTGTGGCAGTTGTGTGGTGACAACTACAAGGATTCGCTCTGTTGCGGATGACTGTTACAAACACAGCAGAGGATATGTTCATGAGATGAAACCACTAAATGGCCAAGACTCGAAAAACCTATTTGTTTGTAGAATGTTTGGTTCCCCTAAAGTACCAGAAGATATTTCAAATGATATTCTGAAAAAATGTGGTGGCTTGCCCCTTGCTATTATTAGTATAGCAAGTCTTCTCGCACATAACCAAAGGCCAGGATGGGATTCTATAAGGAATTCTTTGGTGTCTGTGTTTGAAGAAAATCATGATGATCTTAAAGATATGAAGCAAATATTGGATCTTAGCTACATGCATCTCCCTCATCATCTTAAGACATGCCTTCTTGATATTGGGAAGTACCAAGAGGACCAGGAGATAGAGAAGGAGGATATGTTGAGGCAATGGACAGCTCAAGGTTTTGTGAGTGCAACTCGTGTGCGTGATGCAGAGGATGTCGCAGAAGACTACTTCTATGAACTCATCAACATGAGCATGATCCAACCTGGCAAGATGGACTTCGATGAGGTGTTGTCTTGCAGAGTGCATGATATAATGCTTGACCTTATCAGATCCAAGGCCACGGAAGAGAATTTCAATCTTTTAATAGATGGGCCAAAAGTTGTTAGAGGGGAACACAAAAGGGTCCGTCGAGTGGCCATTTACTATGATGGCGAAGAAGATGGCGGAATACTGGCAGCAATCAATGATGGATCACTATCGCATGTTCGATCAGTCTTACTTTTCAGAGGGTGTCTTGTGCCTTCTTTTCTGGTGCTGAAGTATATCCGAGTTCTTCAGCTTGAAGGTGAAAGAGGCCAGAGTCTAGACCTCACTGGTATCCGTGCATTATTTCTACTAAGGTATCTAAAGATTTATTGCAAGAAAGGTTTGACGCTACCTAGACAAATTGGCGAGCTACAACAATTGGAGACATTACAAGTTGAAGGGTTAAATGAACTGGCATTTCTCCCATCAGATATTTTTACTTGGCCGCGGTTGTCACATATTAGTTATTTAGATGGTGTCGTGTTGCCTGACGGGATTAGTGGCTTGAAATCTCTGCGCACTCTGCGAGGTATTGCTTTTTTGGAAAGCTCAGTGGACAATATCAAGGGCCTTGGCGAGCTGACCAAATTGAGGGAACTTGAGATGTTTTCGGAACTTCGGATCTGTAATGAATCGGATAAATTCGAGTGGGACATGCATATTGATGCCTTGCGCTCTTCCATTGTAAAGCTTTCGGGTAGTCTCAGGAGTCTTACTATCGGAGAAGGATGCCTCACCTTGCTACCGGTCCATGGGTGGAGCAGCACACTAACCCCACCTCGCCATCTTCAGAAACTCAATCTGTCTAGCTGCGATTTCCGAAGAATCCCCGAGTGGATCTCTCAGCTCCGTGAGCTCTACAGTTTAACACTTTTCGTCAGGGAGCTGGCTGATAGTGTCAGTATCGTTGCAGGGTTGCCTTCCCTTGCATACTTAGAACTGGAGGTTGGCCCTATCAATTTGCAGTCCTCCAAGGAGAAGGTAATCATCTCAGGTAGGGAATTTGGAGCGCTCAAGCACCTGATTTTGCGATGTCCCAATCTGTCGCTGGAATTCAAGGAAGGTGCTCTGCCCAGGCTGGAGAAGCTCCACATATGCTTCCGTTACTTCATGTCTGCTGAATTCCTACCGGTTGGCATTAAGCACTTGCCAGTTGGCACTCTTCCGGAAATCCGTTTAACGATGGTGTCCACGGAAGATACGGGGAAAGTGGCTTGCCATATCGAACAACTCAAGGCAGTTATTCGGCTACGGTTGAAGAGAGCATTTGAGCTGCATCATGCTACTGCCGACATCACTGTGGAGTCGTGA
- the LOC119279014 gene encoding disease resistance protein RGA5-like isoform X6, with amino-acid sequence MHSLRSQCQQVTRCLDIGAHCRKKEPEDRPSISAIIDILSNSESMDEHIDQISLCMDDDMLGINPLELRFPFELQKQMSSMVMLINKTKNYYAFNIETPGKQYRTEPNKGILSPQSEDTIQITLEIQETTPHDLPYSDNFIVQSTKVNGDFRAEDITKYMFQKEPVEVDEVNLTVVVYENEGPKEDLKIREDTKKKQKSMIESALSTDKPGVNTTHEAEAIHMEINSISYKYARGQCIKQPERLSFLTTPRLLCNQQTNMSDRAVDLVTGAMGSLHHKLDDLLKEEYNLEKSMKGEIDFLSEELRDMQLAIRKVSGVHRHNLDDDVMHWVDTVREMSYDIEDVVDGFLVHDEPPSNTSFFRGLIEHMFNHFKWGKTHNPIEDAVKDIKKQVEVVAERRKRWKVDETMANVASKITIDPRISAIYKDQKELVGIKEPSNVLIQWLSDKDGAMDVSKQQLKIVSIVGFAGLGKTTLAKAVYNQLQSQFGPKAFVPVGRNPNLKNVFEAILHGLSKESNAENLNEMQLINKIRGLLKNMRYFIVIDDIWDSPAWNLIKCALPNDDCGSCVVTTTRIRSVADDCYKHSRGYVHEMKPLNGQDSKNLFVCRMFGSPKVPEDISNDILKKCGGLPLAIISIASLLAHNQRPGWDSIRNSLVSVFEENHDDLKDMKQILDLSYMHLPHHLKTCLLDIGKYQEDQEIEKEDMLRQWTAQGFVSATRVRDAEDVAEDYFYELINMSMIQPGKMDFDEVLSCRVHDIMLDLIRSKATEENFNLLIDGPKVVRGEHKRVRRVAIYYDGEEDGGILAAINDGSLSHVRSVLLFRGCLVPSFLVLKYIRVLQLEGERGQSLDLTGIRALFLLRYLKIYCKKGLTLPRQIGELQQLETLQVEGLNELAFLPSDIFTWPRLSHISYLDGVVLPDGISGLKSLRTLRGIAFLESSVDNIKGLGELTKLRELEMFSELRICNESDKFEWDMHIDALRSSIVKLSGSLRSLTIGEGCLTLLPVHGWSSTLTPPRHLQKLNLSSCDFRRIPEWISQLRELYSLTLFVRELADSVSIVAGLPSLAYLELEVGPINLQSSKEKVIISGREFGALKHLILRCPNLSLEFKEGALPRLEKLHICFRYFMSAEFLPVGIKHLPVGTLPEIRLTMVSTEDTGKVACHIEQLKAVIRLRLKRAFELHHATADITVES; translated from the exons ATGCATTCACTACGTTCACAATGCCAGCAAGTAACTAGATGCTTGGATATAGGGGCACACTGCAGGAAAAAAGAACCAGAAGATAGACCTTCTATATCAGCTATAATCGATATTCTCAGCAACAGTGAAAGCATGGATGAGCACATTGATCAG ATCAGCCTTTGCATGGATGATGACATGCTTGGAATCAACCCGCTCGAACTAAGGTTTCCCTTCGAGCTTCAAAAGCAGATGTCATCCATGGTAATGCTAATCAACAAGACAAAGAATTACTATGCTTTCAATATCGAAACGCCAGGCAAGCAGTACCGTACAGAACCAAACAAAGGCATTCTGTCACCACAATCCGAGGATACTATCCAGATAACACTGGAAATACAAGAGACTACACCGCACGATCTGCCGTACTCCGACAATTTTATAGTGCAAAGCACAAAAGTCAATGGGGATTTTAGGGCCGAGGATATCACCAAATACATGTTCCAAAAAGAGCCAGTTGAAGTGGATGAGGTAAATTTGACGGTTGTAGTATATGAGAATGAGGGACCTAAGGAAGATCTCAAGATTCGTGAAGATACCAAG AAGAAACAAAAATCGATGATTGAATCTGCTTTGAGCACGGACAAACCTGGCGTTAACACAACTCACGAAGCAGAGGCCATTCACATG GAGATAAATTCTATCAGCTACAAATATGCACGAGGACAATGTATCAAGCAACCAGAGCGTCTTAGTTTCCTCACAACTCCTAGACTTTTGTGTAATCAGCAGACCAACATGAGCGACAGAGCCGTGGATCTTGTAACTGGGGCCATGGGCAGCCTACACCATAAGCTTGACGATCTCCTCAAGGAAGAGTACAATCTAGAGAAAAGCATGAAGGGAGAAATAGATTTTCTATCAGAAGAGCTGAGGGATATGCAGCTAGCCATCCGGAAGGTGTCGGGGGTACATCGGCACAACCTTGACGATGATGTCATGCACTGGGTTGACACTGTCAGGGAGATGTCATATGACATTGAGGATGTTGTTGATGGTTTCCTGGTACACGATGAGCCTCCATCTAACACAAGCTTCTTCAGGGGGCTCATTGAGCACATGTTCAACCACTTCAAGTGGGGCAAGACTCACAATCCAATTGAAGATGCTGTCAAAGATATCAAGAAACAAGTTGAGGTTGTGGCTGAAAGACGTAAAAGGTGGAAGGTTGATGAAACAATGGCTAATGTAGCTTCCAAAATTACCATCGACCCTCGCATTTCGGCTATATACAAAGATCAGAAAGAACTTGTTGGCATCAAAGAGCCAAGTAATGTGCTAATTCAGTGGCTTTCTGATAAGGATGGGGCTATGGACGTGTCAAAACAGCAACTCAAGATAGTCTCTATCGTTGGATTTGCAGGATTGGGCAAGACAACACTTGCCAAGGCGGTGTATAACCAGCTTCAATCCCAGTTTGGTCCTAAGGCTTTTGTTCCAGTGGGTCGTAATCctaatttgaaaaatgtttttgAGGCAATTCTCCATGGACTTAGCAAAGAATCGAATGCAGAAAACTTAAACGAAATGCAGCTCATCAACAAAATCCGAGGATTGCTCAAGAACATG AGGTACTTCATAGTAATCGATGATATATGGGATTCCCCAGCATGGAATCTTATTAAATGTGCTCTTCCAAATGACGATTGTGGCAGTTGTGTGGTGACAACTACAAGGATTCGCTCTGTTGCGGATGACTGTTACAAACACAGCAGAGGATATGTTCATGAGATGAAACCACTAAATGGCCAAGACTCGAAAAACCTATTTGTTTGTAGAATGTTTGGTTCCCCTAAAGTACCAGAAGATATTTCAAATGATATTCTGAAAAAATGTGGTGGCTTGCCCCTTGCTATTATTAGTATAGCAAGTCTTCTCGCACATAACCAAAGGCCAGGATGGGATTCTATAAGGAATTCTTTGGTGTCTGTGTTTGAAGAAAATCATGATGATCTTAAAGATATGAAGCAAATATTGGATCTTAGCTACATGCATCTCCCTCATCATCTTAAGACATGCCTTCTTGATATTGGGAAGTACCAAGAGGACCAGGAGATAGAGAAGGAGGATATGTTGAGGCAATGGACAGCTCAAGGTTTTGTGAGTGCAACTCGTGTGCGTGATGCAGAGGATGTCGCAGAAGACTACTTCTATGAACTCATCAACATGAGCATGATCCAACCTGGCAAGATGGACTTCGATGAGGTGTTGTCTTGCAGAGTGCATGATATAATGCTTGACCTTATCAGATCCAAGGCCACGGAAGAGAATTTCAATCTTTTAATAGATGGGCCAAAAGTTGTTAGAGGGGAACACAAAAGGGTCCGTCGAGTGGCCATTTACTATGATGGCGAAGAAGATGGCGGAATACTGGCAGCAATCAATGATGGATCACTATCGCATGTTCGATCAGTCTTACTTTTCAGAGGGTGTCTTGTGCCTTCTTTTCTGGTGCTGAAGTATATCCGAGTTCTTCAGCTTGAAGGTGAAAGAGGCCAGAGTCTAGACCTCACTGGTATCCGTGCATTATTTCTACTAAGGTATCTAAAGATTTATTGCAAGAAAGGTTTGACGCTACCTAGACAAATTGGCGAGCTACAACAATTGGAGACATTACAAGTTGAAGGGTTAAATGAACTGGCATTTCTCCCATCAGATATTTTTACTTGGCCGCGGTTGTCACATATTAGTTATTTAGATGGTGTCGTGTTGCCTGACGGGATTAGTGGCTTGAAATCTCTGCGCACTCTGCGAGGTATTGCTTTTTTGGAAAGCTCAGTGGACAATATCAAGGGCCTTGGCGAGCTGACCAAATTGAGGGAACTTGAGATGTTTTCGGAACTTCGGATCTGTAATGAATCGGATAAATTCGAGTGGGACATGCATATTGATGCCTTGCGCTCTTCCATTGTAAAGCTTTCGGGTAGTCTCAGGAGTCTTACTATCGGAGAAGGATGCCTCACCTTGCTACCGGTCCATGGGTGGAGCAGCACACTAACCCCACCTCGCCATCTTCAGAAACTCAATCTGTCTAGCTGCGATTTCCGAAGAATCCCCGAGTGGATCTCTCAGCTCCGTGAGCTCTACAGTTTAACACTTTTCGTCAGGGAGCTGGCTGATAGTGTCAGTATCGTTGCAGGGTTGCCTTCCCTTGCATACTTAGAACTGGAGGTTGGCCCTATCAATTTGCAGTCCTCCAAGGAGAAGGTAATCATCTCAGGTAGGGAATTTGGAGCGCTCAAGCACCTGATTTTGCGATGTCCCAATCTGTCGCTGGAATTCAAGGAAGGTGCTCTGCCCAGGCTGGAGAAGCTCCACATATGCTTCCGTTACTTCATGTCTGCTGAATTCCTACCGGTTGGCATTAAGCACTTGCCAGTTGGCACTCTTCCGGAAATCCGTTTAACGATGGTGTCCACGGAAGATACGGGGAAAGTGGCTTGCCATATCGAACAACTCAAGGCAGTTATTCGGCTACGGTTGAAGAGAGCATTTGAGCTGCATCATGCTACTGCCGACATCACTGTGGAGTCGTGA
- the LOC119279014 gene encoding disease resistance protein RGA5-like isoform X7: MDEHIDQISLCMDDDMLGINPLELRFPFELQKQMSSMVMLINKTKNYYAFNIETPGKQYRTEPNKGILSPQSEDTIQITLEIQETTPHDLPYSDNFIVQSTKVNGDFRAEDITKYMFQKEPVEVDEVNLTVVVYENEGPKEDLKIREDTKKKQKSMIESALSTDKPGVNTTHEAEAIHMEINSISYKYARGQCIKQPERLSFLTTPRLLCNQQTNMSDRAVDLVTGAMGSLHHKLDDLLKEEYNLEKSMKGEIDFLSEELRDMQLAIRKVSGVHRHNLDDDVMHWVDTVREMSYDIEDVVDGFLVHDEPPSNTSFFRGLIEHMFNHFKWGKTHNPIEDAVKDIKKQVEVVAERRKRWKVDETMANVASKITIDPRISAIYKDQKELVGIKEPSNVLIQWLSDKDGAMDVSKQQLKIVSIVGFAGLGKTTLAKAVYNQLQSQFGPKAFVPVGRNPNLKNVFEAILHGLSKESNAENLNEMQLINKIRGLLKNMRYFIVIDDIWDSPAWNLIKCALPNDDCGSCVVTTTRIRSVADDCYKHSRGYVHEMKPLNGQDSKNLFVCRMFGSPKVPEDISNDILKKCGGLPLAIISIASLLAHNQRPGWDSIRNSLVSVFEENHDDLKDMKQILDLSYMHLPHHLKTCLLDIGKYQEDQEIEKEDMLRQWTAQGFVSATRVRDAEDVAEDYFYELINMSMIQPGKMDFDEVLSCRVHDIMLDLIRSKATEENFNLLIDGPKVVRGEHKRVRRVAIYYDGEEDGGILAAINDGSLSHVRSVLLFRGCLVPSFLVLKYIRVLQLEGERGQSLDLTGIRALFLLRYLKIYCKKGLTLPRQIGELQQLETLQVEGLNELAFLPSDIFTWPRLSHISYLDGVVLPDGISGLKSLRTLRGIAFLESSVDNIKGLGELTKLRELEMFSELRICNESDKFEWDMHIDALRSSIVKLSGSLRSLTIGEGCLTLLPVHGWSSTLTPPRHLQKLNLSSCDFRRIPEWISQLRELYSLTLFVRELADSVSIVAGLPSLAYLELEVGPINLQSSKEKVIISGREFGALKHLILRCPNLSLEFKEGALPRLEKLHICFRYFMSAEFLPVGIKHLPVGTLPEIRLTMVSTEDTGKVACHIEQLKAVIRLRLKRAFELHHATADITVES; the protein is encoded by the exons ATGGATGAGCACATTGATCAG ATCAGCCTTTGCATGGATGATGACATGCTTGGAATCAACCCGCTCGAACTAAGGTTTCCCTTCGAGCTTCAAAAGCAGATGTCATCCATGGTAATGCTAATCAACAAGACAAAGAATTACTATGCTTTCAATATCGAAACGCCAGGCAAGCAGTACCGTACAGAACCAAACAAAGGCATTCTGTCACCACAATCCGAGGATACTATCCAGATAACACTGGAAATACAAGAGACTACACCGCACGATCTGCCGTACTCCGACAATTTTATAGTGCAAAGCACAAAAGTCAATGGGGATTTTAGGGCCGAGGATATCACCAAATACATGTTCCAAAAAGAGCCAGTTGAAGTGGATGAGGTAAATTTGACGGTTGTAGTATATGAGAATGAGGGACCTAAGGAAGATCTCAAGATTCGTGAAGATACCAAG AAGAAACAAAAATCGATGATTGAATCTGCTTTGAGCACGGACAAACCTGGCGTTAACACAACTCACGAAGCAGAGGCCATTCACATG GAGATAAATTCTATCAGCTACAAATATGCACGAGGACAATGTATCAAGCAACCAGAGCGTCTTAGTTTCCTCACAACTCCTAGACTTTTGTGTAATCAGCAGACCAACATGAGCGACAGAGCCGTGGATCTTGTAACTGGGGCCATGGGCAGCCTACACCATAAGCTTGACGATCTCCTCAAGGAAGAGTACAATCTAGAGAAAAGCATGAAGGGAGAAATAGATTTTCTATCAGAAGAGCTGAGGGATATGCAGCTAGCCATCCGGAAGGTGTCGGGGGTACATCGGCACAACCTTGACGATGATGTCATGCACTGGGTTGACACTGTCAGGGAGATGTCATATGACATTGAGGATGTTGTTGATGGTTTCCTGGTACACGATGAGCCTCCATCTAACACAAGCTTCTTCAGGGGGCTCATTGAGCACATGTTCAACCACTTCAAGTGGGGCAAGACTCACAATCCAATTGAAGATGCTGTCAAAGATATCAAGAAACAAGTTGAGGTTGTGGCTGAAAGACGTAAAAGGTGGAAGGTTGATGAAACAATGGCTAATGTAGCTTCCAAAATTACCATCGACCCTCGCATTTCGGCTATATACAAAGATCAGAAAGAACTTGTTGGCATCAAAGAGCCAAGTAATGTGCTAATTCAGTGGCTTTCTGATAAGGATGGGGCTATGGACGTGTCAAAACAGCAACTCAAGATAGTCTCTATCGTTGGATTTGCAGGATTGGGCAAGACAACACTTGCCAAGGCGGTGTATAACCAGCTTCAATCCCAGTTTGGTCCTAAGGCTTTTGTTCCAGTGGGTCGTAATCctaatttgaaaaatgtttttgAGGCAATTCTCCATGGACTTAGCAAAGAATCGAATGCAGAAAACTTAAACGAAATGCAGCTCATCAACAAAATCCGAGGATTGCTCAAGAACATG AGGTACTTCATAGTAATCGATGATATATGGGATTCCCCAGCATGGAATCTTATTAAATGTGCTCTTCCAAATGACGATTGTGGCAGTTGTGTGGTGACAACTACAAGGATTCGCTCTGTTGCGGATGACTGTTACAAACACAGCAGAGGATATGTTCATGAGATGAAACCACTAAATGGCCAAGACTCGAAAAACCTATTTGTTTGTAGAATGTTTGGTTCCCCTAAAGTACCAGAAGATATTTCAAATGATATTCTGAAAAAATGTGGTGGCTTGCCCCTTGCTATTATTAGTATAGCAAGTCTTCTCGCACATAACCAAAGGCCAGGATGGGATTCTATAAGGAATTCTTTGGTGTCTGTGTTTGAAGAAAATCATGATGATCTTAAAGATATGAAGCAAATATTGGATCTTAGCTACATGCATCTCCCTCATCATCTTAAGACATGCCTTCTTGATATTGGGAAGTACCAAGAGGACCAGGAGATAGAGAAGGAGGATATGTTGAGGCAATGGACAGCTCAAGGTTTTGTGAGTGCAACTCGTGTGCGTGATGCAGAGGATGTCGCAGAAGACTACTTCTATGAACTCATCAACATGAGCATGATCCAACCTGGCAAGATGGACTTCGATGAGGTGTTGTCTTGCAGAGTGCATGATATAATGCTTGACCTTATCAGATCCAAGGCCACGGAAGAGAATTTCAATCTTTTAATAGATGGGCCAAAAGTTGTTAGAGGGGAACACAAAAGGGTCCGTCGAGTGGCCATTTACTATGATGGCGAAGAAGATGGCGGAATACTGGCAGCAATCAATGATGGATCACTATCGCATGTTCGATCAGTCTTACTTTTCAGAGGGTGTCTTGTGCCTTCTTTTCTGGTGCTGAAGTATATCCGAGTTCTTCAGCTTGAAGGTGAAAGAGGCCAGAGTCTAGACCTCACTGGTATCCGTGCATTATTTCTACTAAGGTATCTAAAGATTTATTGCAAGAAAGGTTTGACGCTACCTAGACAAATTGGCGAGCTACAACAATTGGAGACATTACAAGTTGAAGGGTTAAATGAACTGGCATTTCTCCCATCAGATATTTTTACTTGGCCGCGGTTGTCACATATTAGTTATTTAGATGGTGTCGTGTTGCCTGACGGGATTAGTGGCTTGAAATCTCTGCGCACTCTGCGAGGTATTGCTTTTTTGGAAAGCTCAGTGGACAATATCAAGGGCCTTGGCGAGCTGACCAAATTGAGGGAACTTGAGATGTTTTCGGAACTTCGGATCTGTAATGAATCGGATAAATTCGAGTGGGACATGCATATTGATGCCTTGCGCTCTTCCATTGTAAAGCTTTCGGGTAGTCTCAGGAGTCTTACTATCGGAGAAGGATGCCTCACCTTGCTACCGGTCCATGGGTGGAGCAGCACACTAACCCCACCTCGCCATCTTCAGAAACTCAATCTGTCTAGCTGCGATTTCCGAAGAATCCCCGAGTGGATCTCTCAGCTCCGTGAGCTCTACAGTTTAACACTTTTCGTCAGGGAGCTGGCTGATAGTGTCAGTATCGTTGCAGGGTTGCCTTCCCTTGCATACTTAGAACTGGAGGTTGGCCCTATCAATTTGCAGTCCTCCAAGGAGAAGGTAATCATCTCAGGTAGGGAATTTGGAGCGCTCAAGCACCTGATTTTGCGATGTCCCAATCTGTCGCTGGAATTCAAGGAAGGTGCTCTGCCCAGGCTGGAGAAGCTCCACATATGCTTCCGTTACTTCATGTCTGCTGAATTCCTACCGGTTGGCATTAAGCACTTGCCAGTTGGCACTCTTCCGGAAATCCGTTTAACGATGGTGTCCACGGAAGATACGGGGAAAGTGGCTTGCCATATCGAACAACTCAAGGCAGTTATTCGGCTACGGTTGAAGAGAGCATTTGAGCTGCATCATGCTACTGCCGACATCACTGTGGAGTCGTGA